The DNA sequence TTCTTCGTTCTCTACAATTATTAGGATTGCAAATATAATGTGAGGCCAAAGCAATAAAgagtataaaataaaaacaaaatatatagGAAACTTGATATAGTGATAAACAAAATATCAGGTCTTAAACTAATAAAAAACACAATTTACACTCTTAAGAAACAAGGAAGGAAGGCCAAAGTAATGAAGAATGTAAAAGAAATCCATACCTCAGATGAATCATCACTATCATGTTCGTCCTCACTTTCCGGATTATAATCATCATCATCCGGAGAGGCTTTGTCTTTTTCTTTGGATTTCTCAATAACTGTTGCTGATCGAGCTCTCAAATCAATCACTAATTTTTTGATCCCAAGTTCTTCCAACCTTCTATCATTTTCCTTCATTCGATTAAGTCTTTCTTGCTCACATGCTGGTAGCGGTGGGGGGGGGCACCTGCAATAATTATAAATCAGCACTGTTATTAGTGTAGCTCAACTATGCATTGTACTTTCTTTCTAAAAATTTGGAAGGAGTGTTTAAGTGAATATTACAAGTGTTACAGTCCTGGttagaagaaaaaaaagaggAACACTGACAAGGATACCTCGATGTCAGGTATAGCAAGTTCAAGGGGACATCTTACTTGGCGTGCATCACCTTGTAGCTGATCTTTCATTTTCTCATTATTTTGCAAAGTACGGGgtctttttcttttgatttcGGTCAATGGTGGTGGGGGCAACTACAATAATTTATGAAGACAAGGTCAGTGATTAAATTGACATAACACAACAATAATCATTATAACTTATGTTTTTAAgaaggaaaattaaaaaaatacctCTTTATCCAGAATAATATCATCTTGTAACTGCAGTTTCCTTCTAGCAGACCCTTTATCGTTTCCTTGCCCAGCAGTTGCATCTTGCTGAGTAGGCAACAGAGCTGGCGATGATCGTAACGCATACCTCCGACTGGGCTCAGGTGTCTTCTTAACAATCTTCCTTGGGTTCTGCTTCTGCTGGAGTTCATGTGTGGTAATATATTTCCGCTTTTGTATTTTCTTCGGTGAAACTGTATTTATGCAAGAaaaaaatccaagtcaaagaattATCTTCAACTAATATGGACATCCAAGTCCCATTATGTATATATAAAGAGATACAGAAATAGATAGAGATGTGTACTTAATGGGGACCTAATTATTTATCAGCAATAGGCATACCTTCAAACAGGCTTTTCCTCGGCCTGACAATCACGTGTGGCTGCATCTGACACAACGGCTCAATTACAGGGTCAACAACTGTGTCTACATAAAGCTTGACCTCTTCGCCATCGTTGCACTTTTCTATCTCTTGAATGATGTCCAGGTCAGTCCTCAGCAGCTTCCAACCACCATGTTTTCCTTCTTTTGCATAGACTCCTCCGATTTCATTGAGTTTGAGGAGATCCTTCACCTCCTCCATCAGATCATTATAAGCCCACATATCAGCATCTACATTATAAATAGTCAAGCAATCTCCACCAGAGTAACTTGTCCTCTGAAACTCCCCACCGTGGTACAATCCAATATTAACGTGTTTTTCTGCCATCCTGCACAGAGTTCAAAGAGATGTCAATGGCTGACCATTAAACAAAAATATTTCAAATGTATCTTTTCCAAATCCTAGTATGCCATAAACACATATCTCGAACTAATTGGTAAACACATATTAGATCAAATAATAAACAACAAAATATTCATGAATTGGCACTCGATACAAATGCAACAAACACAATTTCGATCACAAAAAGTTATTAAGCATCTACTTCATATcctatatttgtttttattacacGTGTAGGATATTTGCAGCTAACatacaaaattataaaaataagaaaaatagtTATCATATGCATCTACTGAATCAACTAAATTACAGTAAGGAGATTTAATCCCAACACTACGAAATATAACTAGGGCATGCTGAACTTACCAAGACAATAAATATAAACTACAAAGCAGACAACGACGACAAAAAATTTAAACTACAAAGATGGATTTCATTGAAGAATTCATGGAAGAAATAAATTAAGATATTCAATTACATCTAAATAGTCCAAACACAGAGAAAATACAAAATAAAGTTCACTGCTGTGATTAATTTTAAACTTATAAATGTTTAGCAGTTTGGTTGCTTCATTTATCGGGAATGGGAACTCTTGTTGTAGGGATATCATCTCTGCACCAACTCATTTCATCAACATGAGTTTGAAGTCCACAAACAAATTCAGTCTCACGGAGATCAGTATCGTTGACATCTTCATGTGCATCCACGTTTCCATTATCACACCACTCCCTCGGTAGTTTCTTAATTACGTAATGTACATTCTTTTCGATTGGGTCTTCCACATAAAAAACTTGTTGCACTTGTTTGGCCAGGACATGAGGATCAGATTTATGGCATAACCTATTGAAATTTACTCGAATGTGACCGTGTGGATCTTTTTGTTGTTGGTACCAACGACACTTAAATAGGACAACTGTAAATAATCCCCAGTAATCAAGTTCTATGATATCTTCTATCGATCCGTAGTAGCTGACATCCCCAACTATAGGGTTCTCGTCTCTAGAACTAGAGAAACTAGTTGTTTGTGCAGTCAAATATACACCACTGTTTTGTGTTGTGCATCGAGAATCTCTATCACTTGTGTGGAATCGATAGCCATTAACAACATAACCAGTAAACCTTCTAGCTGTTCGATTAGGCCCCAACGCAAACACCCCCAAGTCAGATGAAACCTCCACCATTTTCCCAACCTCTTCTCGTAACCAGTCCCAGAATTCTGCCGTGTGTCTTCGTGCCCTCTTGTATCTGTTCGTATTTTCATGGCTGTCCACCAAGGCTTGATGTTCCCTAAAATTATACTAAGTTAAAACAGTGCAGAAAAGAAAAAGTTCTTGAAttatgaattaaaattatttacgTTAGAGCTTATTAAACTTACTCGAGGAGCCTCTCTACTTCTTTGTTACCAGTATTGAACAAAACATAGCGATGACTTGCCTTCCAATCAACATCTTCCAAATGAATAATAGTTCCATCTGTATTCCTTCTCGTTCCGATATGATATTCAGCTTGTGTTGGCCCTCTTTCGAAAACTGTTGAGCACATTTTGTTTTTTGTTGTTTCATCAGCAGCCAAAAATCTTGAACAAAATGTTACACATTCTTCAGCTATGTAACCTTCTGCAATAGAACCTTCCGGCTTACTTCTATTACGAACGTATGATTTCAATTTTGCAAGATAACGCTCTATTGGGAACATGTTTCGAAGGTGCTGAGGTCCCCCAAGTCTAACTTCTCTAGTTAGATGAACAAGCAAGTGCACCATTATGTCGAAGAAAGCTGATGGAAAAATCATCTCAAATTGGCAAAGTACCTCGACGATTTCAGTTTCCAACTTCTCAAGCTCCTCCAAATCGATAACCTTGCTCCATAGAGCTCTAAGGCAGGCACTCAATTTCATCAAAGGTACAGCAACCTCAGCCTTTGTAGTTTTTTTGATGGCAAACTGCAACAAGTAGTGCAGTATGAAATGAGCATCATGGCTCTTATACCCCACTACTTTCCTCTCCTTTGTGTGCACATATCGCCCTATGTTGGAGGCACAACCGTACGGCAGTTTAGTGTTTTCCAACACTGAACAAAAGATCTCCTTCTCTTTGTTCGACAAGTCAAAGATTGCTGCTCGTATTTCATGGTGTGCTCCATCTTCTGATAGAACAGGATGGAGGGGTTTTCTAATTCCCATTTCTTGTAAATCTTTACGAGCGGCAACATGATCTTTTGTCTTGCCACTTATATTGAGTAAAGTGCCCAATATGTTATCGCAAACATTTTTTTCTATGTGCATGGCGTCAAGGTTATGTCGAAGTGGATTATGCTTCCAATAAGGTAAATCAAAAAAAATTGACTTCTTTTTAAAAGGGCCCTCAGTTTTACTCTTTGCCTTTTTATTCTGCAGGCCGAATTGGTTTACATACCCAGACAACAACTCCTCAATGTCAGTTCCCGTTAAAACTGAAGGACACTGCCCCATTTCAATTACGCCATTAAACCTTTTAGTATCCATTCTCCACTTGTGTGCAGAAGGAAGAAACTTTCGGTGGTTCATATAGCACATTTTCTTGCTATGCTTCAAATAAAGTGATGAAGTTTCATAATGGCAGACAGGACACCCTAGTTTGCCTTTTGTGCTCCAGCCGGACAACATAGCATATCCCGGGAAATCGCTAATAGTCCATAGCACTCTAGCACGTAAATTAAAATCTTCATCAGCCAAGGCATCATAAGTATTAACGCCTGACCTCCCATAATTCTTTTAACTCGGCAATTAAAGGTTGCATGAACACATCAATACTATTCTTTGGTGAATCTGGACCAGATATTAGTGTCGAAAGAATTAGATTTTCTTGTTTCATGCATAGCCAAGGTGGGAGGTTGTAATTGACCAATACAATTGGCCAGGTACTGTGACTTAGGTTCATTGAACGATAGGGGTTGAATCCATCTGAGGCTACTCCTAAACTAACATTCCGATTTTCTAATGAAAAATCAGGATAGTCAGCATCTATCGTCTTCCAAGCCTCTGTATCAGCCGGATGTCTTACTTTTCCATCCTGTTGACGTCCCATATCGTGCCATTTCATTAGTTTCGAATATTCCTTGCACATGTATAGCCTCTGCAATCTCGGCTTTAGAGGGAAGTACCTCATCACATTAGCTGGCACTTTGTGTACAACCTGCCCCGGATCACTAGCATCATTCCTTTTTTTTTCCGGTAACACCCACCTAGAAACACCACAATTGTCGCATTTTTCTTTGTCTTTATTTTCGCCCCAGTACAACATGCAATTATTTCGGCATGCATGTATTTTTTCATAATGTAAGCCTAAATCCTTGATCATATTTTTTGCAGCATTCAAAGACAAAGGTATTTGGGCATCAGGAAAGGCGTCTCTTATTAACTCCAGCAATTCCCCAAAGGCAGACTCGGAAATTCCATGAGCACACTTTAAATGATAAAGTTTGATCAGGAAACTTAACCGAGAGAATTTAGTTGATCCGGGGTATAGTGGTTGTTTACCCTCCCTAACATGGCCATAAAACTTTCTAGCCTCTGCATTTGTTAGACTTTCATAGTCATTTTCTAAATCTCGAAACTTTTTACCCGTACAATTGAACATTTCACCTAAATTATCTTCGAAATCAATCCCCGTCCCCGAATCCATCAAGTCAGTACTACCGTCTATTTTGGTATGTGATACCTCGCAAATCCATTTCATATGTAATGGAGAAGGGCCACTACATATGAGATGATCATAGATAACTGTTTGAGTGTGCCAATAACGGTTGACACATACTTTGCAGGGGCACTTCATTTCTTCTCCTTTAGCATGAATTGGAAATGAATTTTCCATAAATGCCTTTATCCCTCGTACATATTCTTTACTAGATTTTGGAAATCCTATCCAGCTACTATAATCATCTTCCATAAGTACACTGTATAATATAGCCTGCGAAGTTAAAAGATTATAAGTGTACCTAAAAAAGCCCGTGTAATCCTCTATGTGCACTATACTACAGTGATACTAGATAAACTAATAATTTCCTACATCTCATTCCCCATTTTTATCCATgctttgatttttattaaaatttttacTTCAATTTACAACTGTAACTTTTGAATAGCACACAGGGAATAAATGTTAGAATGTAAAAGATCAATAGTCAAAGACTTGTATAGCACATAAAATCAGTTTGAGATTAGATTAATGTCTTAAATATtcgaataatatatatttatttaattgtaCAAGGAACTAAGGAAGGCCTAGTACTGCTAAGAGACGATAAAAACAAGACACAGTAACCAAATGGCAAACAGAGTTAAGCCTTGCATTTGGACATTAAAAAACAAAAAACAGCGAATAAGCAACATAATTTCATCAATTCATCTCGGCACGTAATCACATCAAGAAATGCAATAACCATAATTACAAGAATCTAAAACAATAAAActcaaagagagagagagagagacggagagagagagagagagagacagagagagagacagagagagggGGGAGATGACCACAAACACATATTACATTCATATTAAACACAAACTCTAAACGTATTACACATATTACACATATTAAACACAAACACATATTAAACATATTAAATAAGCAGGGATAAATAcataaaatcaaaaataaagttcAATTAGAGGTTACCTTGGTCCAAAATCGAAACCACAAACCAGCTCTGAACCCTAATTGCTAGCTCCAACCGAAACCCTAAAATTCCGAAACCCTAATTGCATGCCCTAACTCCGTTGCAGAGAACCCGAACCACCGAAATGTTGCTGAGAACCACCTAATTGCTGTTGAATCCACCGAAATGAGAGCGACTGAGGTGAGGCTGAGGTGAGCGTGCGGCTGAGGTGAGGTGCGGCTGAGGTAAGAGTTAGGGAGAGTGAGATGGGTGAGAGTTAGGGAGAGTGAGATGGGTGAGAGTTAGGGAGTGTTGGTGAGAGGTGAGTGAGTGAGCGAGGTGGGAGGCTGAGGTGAGTGAGCGAGGTCGAGAGAGAGTGATGTTTCTGAGAGAGAGTGATGTTTCTGAAAGAGAGTGATGTTTTTGGGGGGAAATTTAGCCGCCCATATTTTCACTGCACCTTTTGTACGTtttcattttatttcattttttaatttttttcattttctcttaaattttagaaaaatcgATATTTTAATGTCCCGATCCAACCATGATctgggcattatattttttgattatttttttccaatgttaggaaggcagtttaataacatctgtacggttggatcgtcgagaaaaccgattaaaaaaatcgaacgacgaaTATGTGGGTCTaaccgttaaatgaatcatatcctgacatatgaaccctattacgatccgaccattatccgggcattatattttttgattattttttcccaatgttaggaaggcggtttaataacatccgtacggttggatcgtcgagaaaaccgattaaaaaaatcaaaCGATGGATATGTGGatcgaaccgttaaatgaatcctaatctgaaccctattacgatccgaccatgatccgggcattatattttttgattattttttcccaatgttaggaaggcagtttaataacatctgtacggttggatcgtcgagaaaaccgattaaaaaaatcgaacgacggatatttgggtcgaaccgttaaatgaatcatatcctgacatatgaaccctattacgttccgaccatgatccgggcgttatattttttgattattttttcccaatgttaggaaggcggtttaataacatccgtacggttggatcgtcgagaaaaccgattaaaaaaatcgaacgacgaatatgtgggtcgaaccgttaaatgaatcatatcctgacatatgaaccctattacgatccgaccatgatccgggcattatattttttgattattttttcccaatgttaggaagatagtttaataacatccgtacggttggatcgtcgagaaaaccgattaaaaaaatcgaacgacggatatgtgggtcgaaccgttaaatgaatcctatccttacatatgaaccctattacgatccgaccatgatccagacattattttttttgatttattaattaattatttatttaattaattatttaattcattatttattaaatatttaaataatttgataATGTGGGGCACACATGTGGGGCCCAGAAGTacagcccacatgtggggcccacttttccattatttgttaaataattggataatgtggggcccacaagtggagccccaaatgtggggcccacatgtggagcccacatgtcggcccacttctccattatttattgaattatttaaataattatttattaaataattggagaatgtggggcccacatgtggggcccacaagtggagcccacaagtggggcccacatgtggagcCCCCATgtgggcccacttctccattatttatttatttaattatttaaataattatttataaaataattaaataattggataatgtggggcccacatgtggggcccacttctccattatttatttatttaattattatttatttaattatttaaataattatttattaaataattaaataattggataatgtggggcccacatgtggggcccacaagtggagtccacatgtggggcccacatgtggagcCCCCATGTGGGCCCACTTCTccatcatttatttatttaattatttaaataattatttataaataattaaataattggataatgtggggcccaaatgtggggcccacttctcatttatttatttatttaattatttaaataattatttattaaataattaaataattggataacgtGGGGCCCACATGTAAGGCCCACAAGTTGAGCCCACATGttgggcccacttctccattatttatttatttaattatttaaataattatttaataaataattaaataattggataatgtggggcccacatatggggcccacatgtggagcccacaagtggggcccacttctccattatttatttatttaattattatttatttaattatttaaataattatttattaaataattaaataattagataatgtggggcctacatgtggggcccacaagtggagcccacttctttattatttctttatttaattattatttatttaattgtttaaataattatttattaaataattaaataattgtttaatatggggcccacatgtggggcccacaaggggagcccacatgtggggcccacaaggggagcccacatgtgggggcccacttctccattatttatttatttaattattatttatttatttaaataattatttattaaataatcaaataattggataatgtggggcctacatgtggggcccacaagtggagcccacatctttattatttatttatttaattatgattaatttaattatttaaataattatttattaaataattaaatatttaattatttaatgacgTGGCGGTGCACACGTGGCAGGGTTGAGCAAATGTAACAGTAGCGTTGTAACAGAAAAGTTAACGTAACGCTTTGCTGACGTGGCAGTGCCACGTGGCAGtgtgggcccacatgtggggtcCACCTATTAGTGTGGGACCCACTTTCTTGAACAAGTTTTAGTGGGGCCCACAGGTGGGACCCACTTTTGCTGACGTGTACACTAGTGGGGcccaaaaaaataataaataaattaaatattattataatgataAAGCAAAGCGTTACGTCATGTCAGCACTATTGTAACACTAGCTTTCTTCTGCAACACAAGCCCTCTAACGTAACAGTAACTTTACATGTAAAGTAACGCTATTTCGTTAGTGTTACAATAGGTCAAAAAAGTCTGTCTAATGTAACGCAAAACAGGCATTACATTAGAAAAGTGTCTTATTTgcccatctatggcgtagtgagtTCATCATCAGATGATGACTTACTGTCATTGAAAACCAAGACACTAGTTCCATCAACAACATGACCTTAACCAGCCCTCAATGACTTCCTCTATAACATTTTCATACAAGATTCCACTGTCATTCttcttaaatctcttccttctctaatagcatatattttttgttccaaatggtctGGAAAGGTGAGCAAGAATTTAAGgttgacctcttcagcttcatagtacttgtcattAGGCTGCAAATCAttaatcagcttattgaatctttcgaAAACATCACTTATACATTCCTTAGGTTTAGCCATAAAATCCTCATACTATGATACCAagatccttctttgattagatatAACCTCTTCTGTTCCCtcatataatatttttattttctcccagatctatttagcagactcacagttgataatgttattgtacattacattatcaagagactcaatcAATATAAGTTGTAAACTGTTATCCAGTATAACATTTTTTTTCATTCTCTATGTAGTTTGAGGGATCCTTAGGTGCATAATATGCTGGCATGACCATGTCTTCATCTGTAGCTTCAAGAACCCTTTCCATAGGAATGAAAGGTCAATTTCGAAAATATGATATGTACATGGGATTgaccatccttatgaacaacatcattttctttttttaCAGTGTATAGTTGATCTTGTCAAAGACaagtatcttgatactgcttaatttctgagcactcattcttccaagatcttaatCTAGTTTCTTTTAGATGTttctctaataccacttgttagaaaTTTAATGCAGAGAAATATAACACGGGGGAGGGGGTGAAAGCAAAGTCTCTTTATTTACTCCTATCCACAATCTTAAAAGGACACTGATGACAAATTTATCATGATTACTCtaaaataaatttgtattaattaaaattatgaaagaaataaTGTTACCATCCTTTAAAGAAAAATCAAGTCTTGTTCATCAGGAGCTGAGATTATATTTGAAATCCACTtttaaaattcaagaaaatttAATCATGACTCTTCCCTTTAGTATTTCCATTGATGGGTTTAGTAGAAAAATGAGGAATCTCATTAGCATTAATCAGtttgtcaggatttgacaaatCATTAGTAATTGAATTCCAACATCAATTCCATGTGAAATTCCTCTTGTATCAGTGTTGTCCGTTAGTTTCTATCTGTGCAGTGTTCACCAATTTGATTTTCTCATGAATTTTGAGTAGACTTCAGTTTGCTAATGTTACTACCCCTCAACTTGTGCATTGTCAACAACCAACTCTAGATCAGGATCAGAATTATTAGGTTTTGActcattgttaggatttgatgAGTTATCATGATTTGCCTCTTTTCCTGACTTAAGCCTTTTGTCTGTAATTACAATCTCATCATAAGTGTCTTCTTTTCCAACTTTTATCTATCGAAGTTTTGGTTACCAAATAAGTTTCAGGACCATTAGTAAATGTATAAAGTTTGACTTGATAGATATTTCCATATCTGTAAGCTTTGAAAATTACGTTCTTTGTGATCTTATGAAGTACTTTACAGTGACTATCATAGAACATAACATAGAAACCTCTGTCAGTAATTTGACTGATGGTCAATAtattatgcttcagtccatctaCCACAGCTATATTTGAGATCATGACATTTCCAATGATTATATTGTCATATCCTAGTATTTTTCCTACATTGCCATCATCAAAAGAAACCATTGGGCAAGCCTTATCCTCATATTCTGACAACAAGGATTTAGTTCCATTCATATGGGCAGAAC is a window from the Apium graveolens cultivar Ventura chromosome 1, ASM990537v1, whole genome shotgun sequence genome containing:
- the LOC141717924 gene encoding uncharacterized protein LOC141717924, encoding MEDDYSSWIGFPKSSKEYVRGIKAFMENSFPIHAKGEEMKCPCKVCVNRYWHTQTVIYDHLICSGPSPLHMKWICEVSHTKIDGSTDLMDSGTGIDFEDNLGEMFNCTGKKFRDLENDYESLTNAEARKFYGHVREGKQPLYPGSTKFSRLSFLIKLYHLKCAHGISESAFGELLELIRDAFPDAQIPLSLNAAKNMIKDLGLHYEKIHACRNNCMLYWGENKDKEKCDNCGVSRWVLPEKKRNDASDPGQVVHKVPANVMRYFPLKPRLQRLYMCKEYSKLMKWHDMGRQQDGKVRHPADTEAWKTIDADYPDFSLENRNVSLGVASDGFNPYRSMNLSHSTWPIVLVNYNLPPWLCMKQENLILSTLISGPDSPKNSIDVFMQPLIAELKELWEVRR